CTGCAAAAGATATGTCACTGGTCGCTACTGCAACCAGTGTCTGGTTAGTAACAATTTTTCTTcttataaaatctgatgttaATTGTCGGTTTCATATAAAAAGATCATGCACATGGCTGTTGATTAGCATTCAATTGACTTGAACTGTTTTACCTTGTCACACCAGCAAATTAATGACTCAGTTTTGAAGTGGAGGTTTTCTTTTCATCAGCCAAGGATAGCAAATGAATATCTTGGTGGCATTGATAAAGAAGCATATAACATAGTAAGACCTTCAGACACAGTGCAGAATGTAAGAACTACACACTAGACATGTCACTCTGCATCCTGgttttaaagtgtattttcatCCCTGTAGCCTGAATACTGGGGGCTCAGTAACGacctggccggctgcagaccatGTGACTGTGACTTCGGTGGAGCCTTCAACAACAGGTACAGTATAGATTTTCCAAATTTGAAATATCTTTACCTTTAAAGATATGCCCAATCCAGCCCACATTCCCTGTCTCTTTTCAGCTGTTACTatcaaataataatatcaaggcaaaaagcccaaaatatAATCttacagaaaaaataataataaaaaatatgcatttcAGAAAGATATGTCTTGTAAGAATGGTTTATTCAGGtgcaaaaaatacatattgtcCAATTCAATGAACTGTGAAGTGAGGCTGTGACTGTTCCTGAGTGAAgaccacaaagagagaaagaagaaaaggttAAGATCAGTTATATATGGCATTTAAAGTTTGCCTCTGCCTGTCACTTAAGGTGCATGATGGAGAACGGCCAGTGTGACTGCAGGAGGCATCTAATTGGCCGACAGTGTTCAGAGGTTCAGCCTGGGTATTTCTGTGCTCCGCTGGACTACTACAAATACGAGGCTGAAGATGCCACTGGACACTCCCCCGGTGATTCTGCTCTGCCGGTGAGCACATTATTATGGTTCCGTGTACCTCACTAATTCACATTTCAGGTCACTATAATTCGTATAATAGACCTCCATCAAAAGAGAGTAAGTGGCTGCGCTCTCTAATATATTCTCCACTCTTAGAGATGATACCCGCTTTCTCACATTCtttactctctctgtttcattcACCACCCTGCACCCACCTCCGTCCTCTCCACTCTAAGGAGACCCCCTGCCCCCTCCACTTCCCCATTCAGCTCTTTGGGCAAGCTCAGGCATTCTGCACTTACAACATCATTGCAACAGgaatgtgggggaaaaaaggcaagTATTGCCTTATGAatgtaatgacaaaaaaaggCAACAGTGCAAGACAATAAGCAAGAGGAGATGCGTCTTTGACACTTTGTTGTCTTTGGGGCGTGAACACGGCGTGCTTAACTGACTCTGGAGGGAAACTGAGTGTACATAGCGAAGGACAAAAAAGAGGTACAGAATATGCAGGATAGTCAAAGTACTGCATTTCTGTGCAGAATTCAAACTCCACAGCTGAAGTGACCCGTAAAAACACCAGACAGCAGCACAGATACCAAGCTGTCACAACTAATTATTGCTGCACggcacacacacttaacaacacatacaacacacacagagcaaaacaCACTCTCAGCCTCAcattctttgtttctctctgtcacactccGGCAATTTCAGCACAGCATGGCTCTTTCTGCTCTGTGTCGTCATTTTCACTTTGGGAACAAGAACGCTGTGCAGGATTAACCCCTGTAGGTTGTAAGTGTTGTAAAAACCTCTATGTATGATCGACACAAGCCTGAACCCCCTcctgttctctcctctcctctcctctcctctcctctcctcttctctcctctcctctcagggCAAAGTTCGTCCTCAGGCAGAGACTGATTGTGTTCAACACCTCAGCAACCAACTGAGGAGGCACCGGCGTCACCGTCGCATTACCAACTCGCAGCAACATCGGGCAGCACTGAGACGTATCCGCCAGCTTCAACAAACAGTAGgatatttgcttttattgattCACTGATTTAGTTTACGGGTTGACAAGACACACAATAATCCAAGAGTTTGCATGTTAAAGTGAGAACACAGTTCCATGTTTTTGGAAATAAGTGCTCTCACTTATGGCATCTTTGCGGCCATTGGACAAAATGGTTGGTTTGTGACCCCTAAAATATATCTACTCGTGACCCCTCTTCACAGCTTATGGCCTTGTATGTGGGCAgagattttttcctttttggatTTGTCTCATTTCAAGGACAGTTTGAGGAGGGGGAAATCCagtatttcacttattttaaggATTGTTAGAGGCTTGAAGAAGTGACAATATCCAGTATATCACTGtaatattggataatttgacctctttgggcctTGAACAGTTattgagaagtttagaggagaaatCACTCTTTCATGGAATTGCTAACAACTCaagacatctgaaacgtgacaaggGGAAgttttgggaaccactggtttaatttttaacattGTATTTATAAAATTATCAGTAGTTTTCTTGTTTAAAATTGTAAtatgtaactagtaactatagctgtcagaaaAATTTAGTTGAGttaaaagtgcaatatttgcgGAGGTAGAGAGTAacagaatggaaatactcaagtaaagtacaagcatTTCAAAagtgcacttaagtacagtacttaagtgtacttagttacttagTTTCCACCAAAACCGAGTCAAGAACTCAACAAATTACATGAAAAGATGCAAACTGGAAAAAGagaagagtgtgtatgtgtgtgtttgtcttgaGACAGAAGAGATCGCAGTTATTTATCACCATTAATTATTCATCGTCTGAAAACCTGCACTTCAATTAACAAAACCTTGCCTTCATTTTCACACTGAACTTATTAATCTTACAGTATAAATTAAAGCTTTTAAAGCTTTTAAGCTAAAATAGACGTTGAAAGTCACTACATCAAGTTTAATTACTGCAATTGTACAATCCAAAGTGGTGATCAAAATGTTTATACGATTATTTAAGTAGCTCTAAGGGGAAAACAGAGCTTGTGTAAGTATAGTATAAAGTAGAAATGGGAATAgttcaaaaagaaaatgattctTTGGtgatctgtctttctctctcagccaGATGTGAGGACCGTTCATAGAGAGCACACTCCCAGCCACATGGTGTCATGGACAGGACCGGGTTTTGCCCGCGTCAAAGATGGTGCCGGCCTGGTGTTCACTATCGACAACATCCCCTACGCCATGGAGTACGACATCATGATCCGCTACGAACctgaggtgtgtgagtgtgtggacCATGACCTACAAGATTGATGTAAAACTCAATTAATGAAGATCTTTTGAACTAAGTATTAGTATaagtataagtgtgtgtgtgtgtgtgtgtgtgtgtgtgtagtccacAGAGGACTGGGAGGCTATAGTTAGTATTACATCTGTACTGCTGCCATCCAGTCTCCGGTGTGGAAACCTCCTACCAACTGAACAGCTCTACACAGTGACCCTGCCGCACCGCAACAGGTACCAAAACTTGTATAtatgtaagtgtgtttgtgtgtgagaggggCCACTGTAGCCAGTATGTTTGCTCAAGTCACTAAAGGATTTGTTCAAGTATCCCTggtcttgtgtttttttgtagcTCAGAAAGAATTTCATCATTACATTGTTGTCCCTTAAACCTGCCCCGGCTTGTATACTCTGTATGAGTCAGGCCtgtatttatattcacattTCACTGTACCCTGCGGTATTTTTTGCTATTGATTCACTGATAGGAGGGCAAACATACCAGAAGGCCTGTGTAAGAATCAGGTATAGTGATACAAAAGGAAGGCAGCAGCTTTGTTTACTGAAGTTCAGAGTGGAAAAATCTGAATACTTGTTGAAGACGAGCAGAGATGTATATCCAAGCCCATACAATCATTTTTatctgtccaatactttggtttatgacaaaactaatgatattccaaTCAGCTGTATGCTGCACTTAGTGCTAattgactaatatttacatgCTAGCACGCTGAACTAACAtggcgaacatggtaaacactatacctgctaaacaacagcatgttaacattgtcattgtgagcatgttagcatgctgacattagcatttagctcaaagtacagcctcacagagccgctagcatggctttagACTCTTGTTACTGTGCAGTGCACGCAGACTAGCTCTCTGATCAAAAGAATATTTTGCCAAGTTTCCCTGCCATATTTTAGCGTTTAGTatatcatgttttgtttttttttctgagctcaaACCACAGTTTGTAAGAAGAGTTGTTAACACTCGGTACAGTGTTGATCCTCaactaaagaaaataatatttgtagGAGACTAAACACACTATAATGACTTGATAGTAAGATGATAATCAACTTGAAATGATCTAAATAAGcaaataaagaatatttttgttacataattcatcatatttttttgcattatacattttcatttttcatctctgagttacatttacatttgactgTTCTCGTGTTGCAGACTCAAATTCAATGGTTACAGCGCGACATTTACCTCATGTCAATCTCTTGACATGAAAAGCTTATTTCACTGTTGCAAAGTCAACACATTAGACAGATTACTGCAGATCAGACTACAGTGTTAATTAAGTGTTAATTATCCCTTTATCCCTGTAGAGAAATCAAGGAAGCAAAAATAGAATATAGGATAAGAACAGGGAAAGCCTAACACTAAGACTGTTTAGTTTCAACCTGCTGAAAAGCCTTTCAGTGTCTGAACTCATCTGGAACTAAGAGGTCAGGCCCTGCCCGGATCTGGCGTTCTCAGCAGACCGTAGCTTGCCTTTCCGTTCTCTACTGTGGTTGGTCCATCAGCCAAAACCAATTAAAAAAGTGAGcccaaaacacagacagaggggtGGAAGCTAAACGCAGGTAGAGAGTGGATGGAGTCGTCCCTGGTGAACAGTAGTTGCTCTAGAAACAAACATCAAGTTAGGCATGGAAGTAGGAAATAGCCTGGCACCAAAATGCCATAAAGACAACAGATACCaattagaaaatgtgtttaaattgtCATTAAACACAAgaaactattttattatttattaactattttattattattctatccttgtgtttttccatttcttaTTGTGTTTGTGGACTTTTTGTAGCAGTAATAACAAAGAGATGGACAATTGGTGATTTAGTGTTTAATTTTGCAAAATCAAAAAAGATATTCTATTTCTTCCTGTGTTTGTAGAActttttctatttcttcttgtgtttgtagaactttttctatttcttcttGTATTTGTGGGacatttttcaatttatttttgtgtttgtagaactttttctatttttttattgtgtttgtgtcaaaaAAGTCTTTGTCCAACCAAGTGTTtgcaaaacaaaggaaaatatCTCTACCTTAAGAGTGTATTGTTCGCTCTTTCTTCCTACTGTATAAAATGCTCTAAATTGATCGGCTCTATGTGGGATAagtacatataaaatatatcacaaatactgacatgacatgacaagaATTTTTACTTACCTGACAGAGTCATTCAGTTTTAatagcagacaaaaaaattcaatttcattGCAAGCCGTGTGAGTGAGATCTAGTACTTGTCATTTAGTAGGGCCTCACGAATATCGCCTCTTTCCACAGAAAGTGAATATACAATAGGTGAGGAGACGTCACCTATCGCGTGTTAAGCACATTAGTGGAAAGAAACAGGGAGGAAGagtggaaaagaaagagagagaaaatagagaggAGAAGAGTCAGACAAACTATGGCATGTaaatatgtatgcatttatCTATTTAAGTGCTTTTGTGTGCATTGTATTTTCCAGATACATCCAGATGCCCAGGCCATTCTGTTTCGAGCCCAGTAATCGTTATGTAGTTGCAATCAGGTTCCAGCGCCACGGGGTCTCACACAGACATCTTACCGCCTTCATTCTTATTGACTCGGTGAGCTACCCTCATTATCCACCTCTGTTTGAAAAGTAGCAGTAGTTTTGGAAACTGAGATCACCATGGCTTTAATAAGTAGTCTGCTTTGGCTATGGCTCCATCAGTGTAGCTCTCATgattagaagaaaaaaatccaacattAAACAATGTCCAAGGTTAAACTGATTTCAGGAGAAGTGGCCACATCTGCATGTTGCTTAGGGCTTCACACCGTGAGGTTTCCCCCTAGTGGTgggaaaatacaaatacaaatgttgaATTTACCTAGGCTTGGGATTAGCTTTTAAATAAGTGAATATACGTCCTTTTAAAACACCTTTAAAGAAATTCTAAGTAATTTATTTAAacaagaaacagattttggCAGTGCAGTATTTAACTGTCCTCCTTTGTAGTCACTATTATTTCTTGACAATAACCACATTTCTAGAAAAAAACCTTGACAAATCTCTGACTTTTAGAATTGTTTTCACTCTTTCGCACTGCcacatttttatgtcttttctGCAATAGGAAAGTTAGCTTTACTATGGCCTATGAACCTGTTGTGATTAATATTGCCTCCCTGGCTCATAATCCCAGTATATTTACATCCATAGCTATAACTGAAGTAtaatctttttccttttttaacctttgttttttccccccaatagCTGGTTCTAATCCCCAAATACACTGAGCTTCCTGGTTTCCAAGGTAACGAGCAAGAGGCAGAGGATCGGCGAGATGAGATGATTCGCTACATGTGTCTGGATTCCTTTATGATCACGCCAATGTCCGCCCTGGCAGAGATGTGCTCCAAACTCATCTGTAGTATTTCATCCATCATTCATGACGGTGCTCTGCGTAAGTAGATACAGAAACGCAAAAAAACAAGCACAGGTTTAGAGGATGTGTGTTCAAACCCACTGACAGTTCAAATCCTTGCTGtctttctaaataataataattgcctgatattttctttcttgtctttcatCTGTATCTGTTGTATTCAGCCTGTCAGTGCGACCCTCAGGGCTCCCTCAGTGGTGAGTGTGATAAGGTGGGAGGTCAGTGTCGTTGTAAACCCAACGTGATGGGTCGACTCTGTGACCAGTGTGCCCCAGGAACCTACGGCTTTGGGATGAATGGCTGTACTGGTGAGTCTGTTCTATGATCGGCAAAGTCTGTCACGTGATAACACCATCTGTCCCACAAGGTCAAATCAAAGccaaatgaatatttttttgctGACAttctttgttaaaaaatattaagaaattcTGTGAACCAGCTTCTCCCTGAAATAAATTACAGAGGCGCACACAATGTCTGTGCCTGCTGTCCCAGTACATAGTGGAGGTCATCGATTTAAATCCATCTCAAACAAAATGGCTAGCTAGGGTGGAAGCCTTCTGCTCTTAACAGATGAGCATGTGCAGCTTGTCCAGGCTGGTCAGAGGCTTTATTTCTCCCActaagatatactgtatagttgTGTGACAGAAAGCCTATGTGTGACTAGTACACTGTGCTTGTTAACTAGGCTACTTCTTtggtttttgttcttttgtttgtttgttttgttcaaagaATGTAATTCTATTGTTAAGTATGCTACTGTAAGTTggcaaaactgtttttttgaGGTGAGAAAATTATCGGCCACCCCTGTAATTTTGACATTAACATCCCATTTCACCCAAATAGACCCATGCAATTTCAAGCCAAAGCAGCTAATTGGTTTGgtctaaataaaaaataaaaatcaatttttCAGGTAAAAGATTCGAGGTAATTGCTACTTTCCCCCAGCCCCCTAGCCTCTTCTTTAACTTCAAACTGATGCTGCCGAATCGGATaccaacacaaaatgcaaaaacagacCTTTGACGATtaggggcggctgtggctcaggaggtagatcGGGTCGTCCATTTATCCCAGGGTTGGCGGCATGGCAGTTCTGCCgccattggtgtgtgtgaatgagttaatGTAAGCGCTTTGTCCATTAAGGTAGAAAagcacagtccatttaccattaaagataaacattttaccatacataaaaaaatacattttctagaGATCATCCACTCACATTTGTATTGGTCTCTTAGATGGAACTGTTTAGCAATATTTAATCACATATTTGCACAAACCATTGAGCTTAACTGTAGAGCTGCAGTGTTTGGTTCTAATGAAATAGACACACTACTGTATAGTTATGTGCGCCAATGTGCACACATTAGCACATTAACATCACATGCCCCCTTtccaagaaaataattaatagaCTACAAAAGAAGAATAATTCAGTATGTTTCCTGATTCCAGGAAGAAGCACAAACAGTGATTGTCAATAGAAAAACAGTTAATAACCCTTTAAATACCTCCTCTCGTCCAGCCTGTGACTGCCACTCAGAGGGCTCATTGAGCCACCAGTGTGACCCAGTTACAGGCCAGTGCCCGTGCAGGCAGGGAGCCACCGGGCGTCAGTGCTCAGACTGCCAACCAGGCCAATGGGGCTTCCCCAGCTGCAGCCCCTGTCAGTGTAACGCCCATGCAGATATCTGTGACCCCCGCACCGGGGAGTGTAGAGACTGCAGGGACTACACAGCAGGACACCTCTGTGAACAGTAAGGATCACTCAGTGTCAGACTTTACTTAACTTTGTCCCTTTGTTATCACACTGATGGTAAATGTCTTCCTCATTTGTCCCAGTTGTGTGGATGGGTTCTTTGGAAACCCGGTGCTTGGTTCAGGGGAGCACTGTCGACCCTGCCCCTGCCCTGGTAACCCCGGCTCAGACCACTTTAACGGGGAATCCTGTCAAGCTGACCACACCTCTAACCAGATCATGTGTAACTGCAGACAAGGCTACACTGGTAAGCTATCACACTGCAGTGAAATACTGTTCAAATTCTCAGGCCTTATCTGATTGATGGTGTACAAAGTCATAGAAACTGTGGCTGATTCCgcaatgaaatatttaatacCCAACACTGAAGTCTCACATCAGTGAAAGGCCGTTTTAAAGATAATTGTCTTGCCATATGCTCCCTTTTCTCCCCAAGGGCCCCGCTGTAACCAGTGTGCGCCTGGTTACTACGGCAACCCAGAGCAACCCGGTGGGCAGTGCCTCCCATGCAAGTGCAACGGCAACATCAACACCCAGGACCCTGAGTCATGTGACCCCAGGACCGGTCAATGCCTCAAGTGCCTGTACCACACCAGCGGCCCATCCTGTGCCCACTGTCAACACGGTTACTATGGCAACGCTTTGGCCCAAGACTGCAGATGTGAGTGATGATGGCAGATATTAAAGTATTATCTGTtatctgtatttaaaaaacaccATTCAGTTGTAACCAGCTCAAATTTAGTTTTCTTGCCCTGATTGTTTGGTTTCTTGTAATGGATGTTGTAGGGGCTGAAGCTAACTATATTATTTAATTCCTTGGAAGTTGCCTTGGATATGGGCAACTGTATGTCTAAAATGTAAGTGAGTGATGTACCACCAACTTGTTTCTCAGCGTTGAAGTTTAAAGACAAAAATTATAACCAAAACgttttttaaaagcattaaTTTTGTGACGCAGAGTAGAACCttactgtttctctctgtctgtgtattGAATATATGTGTCTCTTCTCAGGCTGTACCTGTGTGACTGCTGGCACCGTCCAGTCTGCTTGCAGTGATGGACAGTGTCACTGTGACCCGCAGACTGGCGCCTGCCCTTGCAGGGAGAACGTGACCGGCCATAACTGTGACCAGTGTGCTCCTAACCACTGGAACTACGGTCAGGGCCGAGGCTGTGAGCCCTGTGGCTGCGACCCACAGCACGCCCTGGGAACTCACTGCAACATGGTGAGAAAGCACGAAGCCCTCAGAAAGCCTGAAAATGAATATTGCAAAAGTGAACTCAGACAAGAAGTTTAAGTTTGTATCCTTATGTGTTAGATGCccttatctgtctgtctttcaatCTTTGTCaatcagtctctctctgtcttctacAGTTCACAGGCCAGTGCCACTGTCGTCCAGGCTTTGGAGGTAAACGTTGCACTGAGTGTGAGCAGTTGCACTGGGGAGACCCTCGAGTGCAGTGTCAAGGTAACTCACCTCGTGACAAATACTATAGAATAAATGCCATGTGTGAACAGGAATAGGCATACTTTACTTTACGTTACGGGTCACATTTTTATAACACTCAACAGTTAGTTCTCTAGAGCAGAAATTATGCAGAAACATTTAGTGAAGGTGTAAAACAGTCCATCAGTGTATCATGTCCAATCACACCAAAATCCACTCCCTCTTCCTTTCaattaaaagaggaaaagacacattttgtgAATTGATCCAGCTTTGTTGCCTCACGCAATCAGTTCAGTGTGACTGAACTCTGAGCTGTGAAATAGCAAGACTGAGGCGAGATTTACTAACACCGTGTCCACACAGGAGGCGTAGCATGAGCAGCGCGTTAGCAGAGCAACGGCAGAAGCTTCAGTCCTCCATCTGTGTCTACACAGCATGCGCTCAGGCACAGTACTGAGTGTAGGtcagagcccaacacacaatcactgtagttacgcgcacaaaactgaagaaaatggCCTAAAAATACACTTCGGGGTTTATGCGTGAGTAAATGTGCTGTATATATGACGCACCAGGCTGGAGTTGGAGTTTGCGTGTCATTTATGCAAGTGTTTGCAGGGTGTGTCTCTCTCCTTATTGCTTATGCATTTAATAATAGGAGGAGACATGTTAACAAAGGTTGATTGTGTATTCCACTGCATTTACTAACATCATGCACTTTGAGATGGTTAGTTTTGCAGGGAAAAGAAACATGACTTTACCTTTATTCTACAGGATCTTATAGACATCAGACTTGAGTAAGCATGCCACAAAAATATCCAGAGAGCTGCATTGTATCAGTTAACTAAAAAGGCCAATAAATAACTAGAAACCAGTTCTTAGAAAAGTAGAAACTAGAGCAATAATTATCAGCGAACGCAATATTCGATTATTTTCTAGCAGAAAATGAACAGGGGGCAGGGAGCTGTGGCTTGTAATCATTAAACTTCTTTAATAGTCTTTGGACATGTTTCACCTGCAGacaattattattgttttttctctctgtcttctcgtCCTGTGTCCTCCCTCCTTCCATTCAGAGTGTAACTGCCATCCGCAGGGCTCAGAGATGGCCCAGTGTGACAGAATAACGGGAGCGTGCGAGTGCAGGGAGGGAGCAGCGGGGAAGCGCTGTGATGAATGCGCTCGCGGCTTCACTGGCGTCTTCCCCAAGTGTGTCCAGTGTCACCCGTGCTTCCAGCTGTGGGACGATGCGGTGTGCCAGATTAGAAGGGACCTGGAACACATCCAGTACACCGTGCAGAAGATCCTGGAGAGCGGAGTCACGCCGGGAGTCGGggacacacacatcaaacagcTGGAGAGGAAGCTGAAGCAGGTGCAGGACCTGATCAGTGCGGAGGACAGCGACAGGATCCACCAGCTGATTGGACAGAGCATCGATGACCTCAGGTGATGATGTCATATAGTGTTTGGATGTTCATTGATGTTGGCGAGGATGATTTGTCACTTGCCACCAATTGCTTAAATATTATATGAAATACCCTGCTCTGTGTGTTGCAGGGCTGAGATCGCCCTGACCGACGGGCGTCTGATGGCCGTCGCCCGAGAGCTAAATAcaacagcagaggaagaaggGGCACTGAGACGCACATTGAGTGACCTAGAGAGAGAGCTGAGGGACATCAACACCACTGTGGCTCGCAAACAACAACTGCTGGATGACTACCTCACCTCAGGATTTGCAGGTAGCAATCTCAGTCAAGTCAGTGAAGCTTTAAAGAATATCACGTGATGGTACAGTTTGGAACTCCCCTTAGAGTTCTGTACACACAGCATAAGcacacattaaaaatatgtgATACAAAACCTCATGATTGCAAATAgtagactaaaaaaaaaaaaaaagatagtgTACATTCAAATTTAGCAAACCTCAATCAAGCTACTGAATTCTGAAATCAGGTACAGTgtatataaaactataaaaacctGCTCCTGTTTCCTCACAGATCAGTTTGAGAAAGTGAAGAAGTACTATCTGGAGTCAGTGGAGGCTGAGGAGAAATGCAACGCTTCCGTGTCTGGTACTTTCAGTCCTGTGGAACAGTCCAAAGAAACCCGCACTCTCACTGAAGACCTGCTGGATACCAGTAAAGACAAGTTCCTCCGTGCTTTGGCTGCTCAGAACAAAACATTAAACGAGCTGCAGCAGAAAGCTCACGACCTGGATAAGAAGGCCCATCACCTCAGTCACAAGGTACGCAGTGTTAGaggtttcattcatttatcatttcagtAATTTATCCATGTGATTGCCGGCCACAATGTCTACAATATTAATCTTGTGTTGAGAATGTTccataaaaaaatctgatttaccAATTTGTATTCAGTCCGTTTATCATCTATTCATTCAATTATTCATTGAATCTGGAAATTTcgatttttttctgttttcatcttgAGGTGGATAATCTAATaaacaagaaaaccaaaaccaaaaaaagccTTCTGTTTTTTTACGATGCTTAGCCCATGGTAGCTTACATATATTACTTACAGATATTTCTGGTGAGTCTAGTAATGCATATATGTTCATAACATATAGTCTGTTATCACTGGTGAACCCAAAAGTGAAGGTTAATATTTGTCATTAACTGTACTTCTCCATGAAGAAATgcagaaatacattaaaaaaaaaatcctacttTTTTTCgtttttggttttcttgtttATTAGATTGCCCACTttctcattttccattttcGAAGCCcccagaaaaacagaaaattacatCTTGTTTTCCAAATTACATGAAAGagttaattaataaataataataatgaacaaaTGATACACAGGCCGCATGTCTCACCGATGATATGattgatattctgtattttttttaacaacataaataattaatcagtATTGCATGTTGATGTGAAGCCTTTAAACTTAACCGATTCTTATGTAGCAATTTGATTTGACTT
This sequence is a window from Siniperca chuatsi isolate FFG_IHB_CAS linkage group LG10, ASM2008510v1, whole genome shotgun sequence. Protein-coding genes within it:
- the lamb2l gene encoding laminin subunit beta-2 isoform X2, with product MDSNGDNTWWQSVNGQESVSIRLNLEAEFHFTHLIMKFKTFRPAAMIIERSADFGRTWRPYRYFASNCTKTFPSIPANGLHHINDIICEERYSDIEPSTYGEVIYKVLDPAIHVKDPYSLDIQELLRITNLRINFTKLNTLGDDLLDRRSDVLQKYYYAIYELVVRGSCFCYGHASECAPVPGVGARENGMIHGRCVCKHNTEGLNCERCRNFHNDLPWRPAESENPHSCRECNCNGHSNQCHFDMAVYLATGNISGGVCDDCLHNTMGRHCDMCKPFFYQDPIRDIRDPRVCVACDCDPVGSLEGGVCDSHTDLNMGMIAGQCRCKANVKGTRCDDCKEGYYGLSQNDPLGCQPCNCDPRGIIRMGAPCDQISGDCSCKRYVTGRYCNQCLPEYWGLSNDLAGCRPCDCDFGGAFNNRCMMENGQCDCRRHLIGRQCSEVQPGYFCAPLDYYKYEAEDATGHSPGDSALPGKVRPQAETDCVQHLSNQLRRHRRHRRITNSQQHRAALRRIRQLQQTPDVRTVHREHTPSHMVSWTGPGFARVKDGAGLVFTIDNIPYAMEYDIMIRYEPESTEDWEAIVSITSVLLPSSLRCGNLLPTEQLYTVTLPHRNRYIQMPRPFCFEPSNRYVVAIRFQRHGVSHRHLTAFILIDSLVLIPKYTELPGFQGNEQEAEDRRDEMIRYMCLDSFMITPMSALAEMCSKLICSISSIIHDGALPCQCDPQGSLSGECDKVGGQCRCKPNVMGRLCDQCAPGTYGFGMNGCTACDCHSEGSLSHQCDPVTGQCPCRQGATGRQCSDCQPGQWGFPSCSPCQCNAHADICDPRTGECRDCRDYTAGHLCEHCVDGFFGNPVLGSGEHCRPCPCPGNPGSDHFNGESCQADHTSNQIMCNCRQGYTGPRCNQCAPGYYGNPEQPGGQCLPCKCNGNINTQDPESCDPRTGQCLKCLYHTSGPSCAHCQHGYYGNALAQDCRCCTCVTAGTVQSACSDGQCHCDPQTGACPCRENVTGHNCDQCAPNHWNYGQGRGCEPCGCDPQHALGTHCNMFTGQCHCRPGFGGKRCTECEQLHWGDPRVQCQECNCHPQGSEMAQCDRITGACECREGAAGKRCDECARGFTGVFPKCVQCHPCFQLWDDAVCQIRRDLEHIQYTVQKILESGVTPGVGDTHIKQLERKLKQVQDLISAEDSDRIHQLIGQSIDDLRAEIALTDGRLMAVARELNTTAEEEGALRRTLSDLERELRDINTTVARKQQLLDDYLTSGFADQFEKVKKYYLESVEAEEKCNASVSGTFSPVEQSKETRTLTEDLLDTSKDKFLRALAAQNKTLNELQQKAHDLDKKAHHLSHKVCGGHGNASVTGSCSDSRCGGAGCRDNQGNRVCGGEGCNGTVSISVAALNHARNVTNSLNAANEDLQSVARKLQDIASLTQDVKNQAMNTLDKAQKKKDHFENNNKKLKDFIKKIRDFLTEEGADPESIEKVALQVLSITLPVNRTTLEKMIMQIKDSLSNLTNIEGIVNETSQHISKAKDLLDKAKDAKSRAEGVKDAANNTKQALDVSEKAIKKARVALKEAHDNLNSTRNATAEVDKRLLQLEDKQKDAMMRLNNLSLGVEALRNKTEQNREMAKDAKALANNATQLASSLEQNLNDTEKRYHELQKKVDALGGESGGLTSIHQKAMEIKKEAEDLLNKATEGIEQLRKLEKKFKSNEQRMQKQRMELDELKENATLVRDEIREQVQKYSNCQ